From the genome of Miscanthus floridulus cultivar M001 chromosome 10, ASM1932011v1, whole genome shotgun sequence, one region includes:
- the LOC136485142 gene encoding extensin-like has translation MSSSSCSGAGAGRRRITIRSISCRGVRAFVPFQKPPLYAAVSLGGRREKTQPDADGGESPDWDDAVFAFDLDGDGAQQQPQLMVVEFEVKAQAPILGNKLVGTASVPVTDLAAAGDDAGLRHVSYQVSAPDGKPNGTLSFAYAISGGPGAGVRPQPQLYPAPGGARPDQNPSFCCAPPPREAYPPPAAAANFPPQSAGYPPQASASLYPSLQGLLSPRSYPPPPPAYPQFPAPSNSSYPPPAAATTAYPPPPASCAACPAPPVEFIRYPPPLKAAAAAYPPPPALSCDAACPAFPTAQYSSYPPPPASNLTPPASTYPAPPESGSAYPVYPRSAPSPLPSGTVDRALPYYLAPPGGSYYPPPGTRHPEIDGAAWTPSYYPPPGSRYL, from the coding sequence ATGTCGTCGAGCTCCtgctccggcgccggcgccggccgccGGCGCATCACCATCAGGTCCATCTCCTGCCGCGGCGTGAGGGCCTTCGTCCCGTTCCAGAAGCCGCCGCTCTACGCCGCGGTGTCCCTCGGCGGCCGCCGGGAGAAGACGCAGCCGGACGCCGACGGCGGCGAGAGCCCGGACTGGGACGACGCGGTGTTCGCGTTCGACCTCGACGGGGACGgcgcgcagcagcagccgcagctgATGGTGGTGGAGTTCGAGGTCAAGGCGCAGGCGCCGATCCTCGGCAACAAGCTCGTCGGCACGGCTAGCGTGCCCGTAACCGACCTTGCGGCGGCCGGAGACGATGCGGGGCTGCGCCACGTCAGCTACCAGGTGAGCGCCCCCGACGGCAAGCCGAACGGCACGCTCAGCTTCGCATACGCCATCAGCGGCGGCCCTGGCGCCGGCGTGCGCCCGCAGCCGCAGCTCTACCCGGCGCCGGGCGGTGCGCGGCCGGATCAAAACCCGAGCTTTTGCTGCGCGCCTCCGCCACGCGAAGCGTATCCACCACCCGCGGCGGCTGCAAACTTCCCCCCACAGAGCGCCGGGTACCCGCCGCAGGCTTCTGCTTCTCTCTATCCGTCACTGCAAGGATTGTTGTCCCCACGCAGCTACCCGCCTCCACCGCCGGCTTATCCACAATTTCCAGCGCCAAGCAACAGCAGCTACCCGCCGCCGGCTGCTGCTACTACAGCGTACCCGCCGCCACCCGCGTCATGCGCAGCCTGTCCGGCTCCTCCGGTAGAGTTCATCAGGTACCCGCCGCCGCTGAAGGCGGCTGCTGCGGCATACCCGCCACCACCTGCGTTGTCGTGTGACGCAGCCTGTCCGGCGTTTCcgacggcacagtacagcagctACCCGCCACCACCGGCGTCTAATTTGACCCCTCCGGCCAGCACGTACCCGGCGCCGCCGGAGTCAGGCTCGGCCTACCCAGTTTATCCAAGATCGGCGCCTTCGCCGCTGCCGTCAGGCACAGTGGACCGTGCACTACCGTACTACCTGGCGCCTCCCGGCGGCTCGTACTACCCTCCGCCGGGGACACGGCACCCTGAGATCGACGGCGCGGCCTGGACGCCGTCTTACTACCCACCGCCGGGGAGTCGATACCTGTAG
- the LOC136489067 gene encoding uncharacterized protein gives MVVEEEEPTREVKRLRSTLSTAMKQIEQLIKRMDSLSEENKKLKEVVKLMEKNVWKAQHERDLAKSNAKDLEYQKGILSEQMKTVFEQLERTFEQLKTISSSWEQDAELDQLHQVIGQLQEEKEKASRRAEKLAEDLEEYRQRTKA, from the exons ATGGTCGTGGAAGAGGAGGAACCcaccagggaggtgaagaggctacggtccaccctttccacagctatgaagcaaattgag cagctgatcaagaggatggattCCCTCTCTGAGGAGAACAAGAAGCTGAAGGAGGTGGTGAAACTGATGGAGAAAAATGTCTGGAAGGCCCAGCACGAAAGGGATCTTGCTAAATCAAATGccaaggacctagagtaccagaagggcatcTTATCCGAGCAGATGAAGACCGTCTTCGAGCAGCTAGAGCGCACCTTCGAGCAGTTGAAGACCATCTCGAGCAGCTGGG agcaagatgcagagctcgACCAGTTGCATCAAGTCAtcggtcaactccaagaggagaaggagaaggcgtcTAGGCGAGCAGAGAAACTAGCCGAGGATCTAGAAG AATACCGTCAAAGGACCAAGGCGTAG